Below is a window of Glandiceps talaboti chromosome 15, keGlaTala1.1, whole genome shotgun sequence DNA.
tttattttactttaaaatttgTGTATGGGTTCATTAGTTGTGTCATTAAgcatttgttttacatgtatcaatCAGTTCGATGATCAGGTTTCCTTGGGTTGTGTAGTAAGTTCCTTAACGATTCGTTTGACGgaacatttgtgtgtgtggtgtggtgtggtgtgtgtggtttgtgtgtgtgtgtgtgtgtgtgtgtgagtgtgtgtgagtgtgtgtgtgcgtgcgcgcccgtcagtgtgtgtgtatgtatgtatgtatgtatgtatgtatgtatgtatgtatgtatgtatgtatgtatgtatgtatgtgtatgtgtgtatgtatgtgtgtatgtgtgcatgtttgcatgtgtgcatgtgtgtatgtatgtatgtatgtatgtatgtatgtatgtatgtatgtatgtatgtgtatgcctgccagcctgcctgcctgcctgtctgcctgtctgtctgtctgtctgtctgtctgtctgtctgtctgtctgtctgtctgtctggttgtttGGAGGTATACAGTGGCGGTGGCGCTATTTACTGTGTATATCTGCGCAATACATCAAACTCTTAACCAAATGTTATGAAACTATACCCTTAACATATATGCATTGTGTCTAATGGGGATTTATTGTTAAGGAAAAACATACGGAAAGACATATCTGAACTCTGAAACGAAAGTAATAAATAATGGAATGTATATTTTCGCAGGATTATGGATTATACAAAGCATataacacattatttttttttttacaattattggTTTTGAAATACCACTCAATACATTAAGATATTGCTTTACATACATAACTAGAGTGGAAAAACATGTCCAAACTTCAAGCGATGTATAGAGTCAATGCATATGCTACGATGTATCTGTTTCTCTATGTTGATCTTTGAgtctataaatgtataatcaattttgttcgaAAGTAATATATGAATGCAACGTTGGATTTCGTAAGTGTATAGAAAGTGTATAGTATTTAAATCCATTCATAGGCTTGGACCAATTTATCTTTCTTACATGATCAAACTATATGTTCCACATCGTAATTTAAGGTCAGTTGATCAGTTCAAACTCTGCCCCATTCGATCACGTACTAAGACATATGGTGATCGTGCTTTTAGTGTTGCTGCTCCCACTCTCTGGAATAATTAATCTCCCACTCAACATCCGTCAGTCACCTAACTTATCTGCtttaaaactttactttttaaaactgcttttaactgatttgtattgtatgatttGCTTTCAGCgtctttgatcacattttttgtgGATACTGacgctttataaataaattattattattattattaatagtcTAGACAAGTATGTAATGAAGGCACAACTGAGTGCCAATCATCAGTGCGTTAGCGTCAATTGTGGCGTTTTCTCAGTTTCTAGAATCCTAAAGAAAGCTACCGATCTCCTCTGTTCGTCAATGTCAAAATAGTCAGGTTTTCTAATCTTGTTACCCTAAAATAATTGGGAAACAGCCCGTTTTTGTATTGTGCAAAATTATGCCTCCAACATGAGTGTGAGGACTAGATATGACACACACATGCTAAAAACATTCACATCATCTAAGTGTCACAAATACCGTCCCTGGATGTCTTCATGAATTCAGCAAGTTACACAAATtgtcacatttaaaaaaaatggatgtcAGACCACATATagaataaatattcacattaaaaaaaacaccggATGTCCGACCACAGATATTATAGAATACAACGTTAACATCCATGAAGAAAATAGGAAAAGCTCTGGTGACCAACATACATGGAGAATATCTGAGAGAAATTTCAGACAGACCActacatattttattatgtgaACAAATGGATTATTTAGGTATTGAACGTAGGCATATCAAATGACATGCAACAGATGCGTCAACACCTTCTGTATGGTCTAATACCATAAATCTTTAACATGGGGTAttgcatatataaaatgaatgtatactaaggaatatatatatatatatatatatatatatatatatatatatatatatatatataactcggtgagtatcaatctgctaagacagtgctctataccgcagtggcagagcgtaatatatatatatatatatatatatatatatagttatagttatagttatatgAATACGAGAGATGTCAGCATGTTACAATGAATTTGGCCTCTACTAGACAAACAGTCAAATCCGAACACTGTTTTGATGTTATGCTATTCCATTATATAGCATTCAGATATATAGTCGGGTTGTTACCTGCTGTATATCgtccttgataaagaattttgattcgaGACGTcggattgtattttatttatttatttatttatttatttatttatttatttatttatttatttatttatttatttatttatttatttattcatttatttatttatttatttattcgtatTGTAAAATTCGTTTCTTACGCATTTCCAAATATTAACTCAGTCCCTTATAGTTAAGTCCCAAAACCAATGCCTTGACCTACAAATGTTTCCATAAATCAATCACAATTAATATCATATATtgacaatttatttttgaaggtgttaattgtttttttttttttttttgtttttttattatgttttattgtattcaaaAGAAAGTGACAAAACAGACAACACAGAGCACAAAAAAGAAAGGTGTTAATTGTTGATGCTTTCAGCTTTATGCAGTTTGCATGGCAAAAATATACATCTCCTATTTAAAACATGAATACCACAATCATAATCACCCCCTCCTCCCcccacacacaacacacaactaCGGAAATTCTTGCCATACATACCTGGATTGCGATAATGACTGTCGTTATGACAACCTGTGAAGTAGCCCCAGTCATACGTGGTCGTTTGGTAGACTTCTTACCTGCTGTAAAGATTCTATAAATACGGATTACTTTGGTTAACATGGGTCCGTATGTCATGGTAAAACACAGCATAAGTGCGAGTCGTACTACAATACACGTTGCTAGTGTGGGCTTGGCTACGAATATAAACACCATAATGTAGGAAAATGTAACACCAAATAACATGATAAAACTTAGTTCACGACTTGATGCTTTGATCAGTGGTTTATCACGGTATTGGATGTAGCCAGCGAGGGTGATGATGGATCCTGCCAACCCAACGAAAGAGACTGCTAATACGGTGACAGCTATCGGGTCATTCCACTGGATGTATGTCGGTGGAATGGGTTCACAGGCTGTAAAGTTTTCATCAGGCCAAAATAGTGGATGACATGCTTCACATTTTGAGTTATTCATGATCGGGATTTCGTTATCTCTGCATTGAAAACAGTCCCAGCAGCAGGTATCACCGTGCGGTATCATGATATGGCCAACAGAGCAAGGGTCACTGCATACCGACTCTGGTACCACATCGCCGTTATCTGAGACTGCCCACACTACAAGACCATCGTTCATCGTAAGTTTATCTTCAGCCAATGCGTCCCATAGCGCCACGGGAACTTTTGTATACTTTCCATCGACAAACTGCAAATTTTTGACAACGTATTTTCCCATTAGATCTCCGTTTTCGTCGAATTGGACGAGTCCGCGTGTTCCATAGAAACTTGTATTACGCAGAATTTGAAGAAGATTGTTACCATCAGCGTTTTTGAAAGCTGTGCAGTCACCGCTGGTAGTATTGCAGAGCTGTTTCCGAAGTTCTTCTAGAGCGTAGCTGTAAATATACACGGCATCTATTACGGCTGAAATACTCATACGTGCAGAAAATCCGTCGGCGTTTTCAACTTTACATCTCTCGTCCTCGGCACTACTACAGTTTAGATATTCATTCCAGTACTCAAGAAACCATGGATTGGCGGTGGAACTTTGAGGATTGAGAGTTCTGAAGTATTGTTCATAACCCGAAGAGTTCGTATTGTACAGTTCAACGAAAAACCCACCTAAAGCAACACGTTCGTTATCGTGCGCTCGCAGGTTGTATCCCCAGCCGTCACTGGCTATCCAAATAAATTTGTCCGTGGCATTGGCTCTCTTAACTGCATCTAAAACGCGATTTGCCATGTAAGTGACGGCAAACATTATTACAACCTTCGCTTTTGGGTATTGCAATAATGTGGCCACGATGCGATCAATTTGGGCATTTGTTGAAAATCGAGAAACCTCTTGCGACGACGCGATGCAGATGCCGTACATATTGGTCTGTCGCTTAAGTTCTTTTTCACCATTCCTTCCATACGACTCGTCGGTATTGACTATAGAGACATACTTCCATCCGAAATGTCGGACAACGTCGATCATGGTGCTAACCTGTAGGCGATCGGGTGGAACGGCACGAAAGTAGAACGGGAAGGCGTTTTTGTCAGATAGCTCGTCACTCGTTGCCATGTATGTTATCTGTGGTACATGGTTCAAACCAAAGACACGACTCACAGCTGCACTAACAGAACTCCGTCTCGGACCGACAACGCCTTTTAATTTGTGCTCTCTAGTTTCGGCGCACCCCGTTTCATTACGTAGTATCTCCATCGTAGCTGCCAAAGTTACGTCCTCGGACACACAGCTATCATAAATTTCGAAGCCGATAGTGACATTGGGCAAAATGTCGTCTCTCGCGTTGACTTCCTTAATCGTGTAAACCATTGCTTCAACTCTGTGTAATGCTGCTATCGAATCTAGCCTAACGCATTGCCTGTTAgaatcaaatatatgtaaattgagaAGTCCACCTAAAATAATGTCCCCATCGTTGGCATACTTCAAATGGGTCAACTCAGGAACGTGATTACTGGAAACCATTAAAAGCATCGCGAGGAAAATAGACAAACAAAATACCGATTTTTGAAAGCCTTGAACGAACAGAACACCTTGCATCGATTGCATCATCTCCGCTCGTTGTATGTTATGCCCatctacgtacgtacgttcgtTATTCAGCGGGAGCAGCCTCTCAGGTATAACATGAGCATGGTGCACTTTATCTTGTCATTTCTTGATTGGTTTTTATCCGATTACCCAGGCTCTCTGTTTCAGTGAGTGTTTTCATATTAATACACCAGCCTCAAATAGATATCTAGTGCAACCAATGATCTCTCAAAGCTATTGTGGATGGCGTCGCCAgtgaaatatcatatttcaaaacaGATCCGTACAGTGAAGACGTCGACAATAGAATGACTAGGTTGTTGGCGGCAGGAACTTCAAAGTTCTTCTGAAATCCAACGGTGATGAAGGGAACTTTAGTTCTACccatacttttatttcattcctttTCTTGCCTGGTCCATAGAGTCACCACGCTATATGTATAATCTGCAAGACAAGGAGAAATTTACTTGATTGTTCTGTGACAGGTGTCGCCTcccttaaaggggaacaccactccagtaAATTAAGGTAAACTTAAGGTTCCGAAGATTCATTTCACCGTCATTGTTCTAGCAATGGTCCATTGTTGCCCATGGGACTTAAAAGACaagcatatgtattagatgggTAATGAATATTACCgattcctaagtgcttattacgtACAGATTAATATAGTCATGAATGTTGACGGTTCATCTAGATCTAATGCATATGCATGTTTAAATCGCATGAGGCAACACTCCTAATGGAACAAACAAGGTGAAAAATTAGTTTCAATTTTGTGTGGCTTTGCAATCATGCgcatatatattttatgaaattcatgaaatgactccataATCCAAAGTTTATTGAAAtaacttcatttcctggagtggtgttcctgTGATTGAGTTGGTAAACGTTCTCGACACACAGCCTGCGGactcaaaaattcaaaatttcgtATTTTTAGGGCATACGTGTCTCCTTATTTGTGACAATGCGGAAGAATAAGTATACAATTGGTATACTACCTGTTCCTTATCGGTTATTTGCACAACGGTCATGTTTCCGTGGATGGCAGTAAGACTACATCCGGGTAACTTGACATAAAATGGACATGATAATATAATCATCATAAAAGCATTGTATGGCTACCCCATGGCATCCATCAAACTGCTAAATTTGAATTAGGCTGTATGGATAGGTTGACCAGACTTCTAGAGAGGATCTAAACGGTGGTGACGAATCAGTGAATGCCCCAAAGGTGAAACTTAAAACAACTTAAGATTTactctgtgtacatgtacagtgcagtttaaagacaacattttgacatttgaaatgcGATACATAATTGCGTGTAATTCTCTGATCGACTTAAAGTTCATGGAATCGGGTCACCTGTCATGGCGTCATACACAGTCACATCCTGCCCATGTTGTTCGGAATTGGGGTATATGTCATGACGCCAGACTGAGATCCtggttatgttttgtttgtttctccTGTGTTTGATACTGTTCAGTGTAGTGGTGATGGCACTGTCTGACAGTGAATATAGAATAACGACGTAGATGTAACGTTAGATAATATGACTGTGATTTGTATGGTAGAATACTCCAGTTATACAATATGGTTTGGACAGGAGGCATACAGGCAACAGACGAACGGATGACCAAACGTgcacagaaagaaagaaagaaagaaagaaagaaagaaagaaagaaagaaagaaagaaagaaagaaagaaagaaagaaagaaagaaaggaaaaagaaagaaacatacatacatgtacatacatacatacatacatacatacatacatacatacatacatacatacatgtacatacatatatacatatatacatatatacatacatacatacatacatacatacatgtatacatacatatatacatacatgtatacatacatacatacatacatacatacatacatacatacagacagacaaacaaacaatgaagGAAAATGTAGAATATATGAACGTGAGCTTGTTTTTAGAATTAAACCTGATGATATATTTCGGGTTTTTAAtttcttagcaaatgtgataaagtttacatcataatcttcaagttttgatttaatttatctctttcaaaacttataACAATATAATTGTTATGCatggtttttgaaatgttgcatttttatcagcaaaatatcaataaagtgtaagaaaataaaactcAAAATATATCAGAAGAGATTTATGATACGAAACCAacattcaaattttgtataacGCCGTCTGTGATAAATTACTAAAAATGGaaataagaaaaataatattttgggtGTCGTGAGTTATACAATATGTTGTTCACGATACCCTCTTCACAGAAAATCAATTGTTTCAAATTGTGCAGTATTATATGTGGAACACAGACTGATATAGCTTCCAGGCTTAATAATAATACTGTTCGGTAAACAGAAAGGTCGTCAATTCTAGGTCTCTGGAGTTATGGGGTATTAGTAATCTGGCGTACGAAAATTCGagattatattttgaaatatactttagtAGAAATAAGGTTATGATATTCGATCAAAGATAAGGTTAGAGTATTgctactttttttttacaacaggTAAGCTGATGTCAAACAGGTGTAATTAATTCACATCGACATACAGAACATAGGAAAGTTTCTGTTTCCCTAAAGTATAGACTAGAAAGAATTATGATGAAGTCATTTCAACATACTAGCAGGAAATAAGGTTAGAATAACCCTGTCAAATAAACAGACTTTAACAAGGTGGAAGTAAGGTAGCCGTGAGCACTCTACTCAACGTTTACTTGGGGTACACTAACTAATCAACTGTTGTCTGTAAAGAGCAACCCTTACAGCATTCGGCAAAACCAGTCTACAGCTATTATCATTAGTCGTACGCAAACAATTTACGTATGGAGACGACAAgaccaaaaaaaacccacagagAAACAAGTCTCCGATATCCTCGATAGACTTGTATATCTGGATTTGTTATGAAAACAACGTAATCTACAGTAAAAGAACGGTGTATGTTTTCATAGCCAAACAGAAAAGTGAAGTAATCACTAAGAAACCTTGTATTATTGTGCACTTTGTATCTTCATTATCGATGTCACTAGTTTTGAAATGACTTTAAATGAAGCTAAAACCTGATGCTTCTGTGTAATTAGGTATTTATCACTCTCTCAATATAGTTGACTTCCGTGTCATTGTTCAAAATGACCTCCATATCAATACAAAATCAAATTATACAAGTATAGCAAGCTGAAATCACATTTCAATTTGGCAAATAATCTGTTGGTAATTTTATCACAGCCCAAGAAATGTGAAATGTTGATCGGGACGAAAGTCGTATGTCGTACcggaaatttaataaaaaaaatgtcacgtTAGTTTCGGCGGAATACAGGACTTTAATAATtgtgatttatttcatattatcacAGAAATCAATAAGTACAATACGAAAGTTTGTTTCAGCAAAGTTCATTATTGATGTCCATGACATTTAGTCGTAGTACTTTATATGACGAGTTGGGACTTTGTCAACGTACAGGTATATCATCATGAGTAATGAAATTCGCAGAACATTATTCGTAATTGTCAAATATGTCTTTTTCTGCTGAGGTCAATCTTGGTTACATTGTATCTAATATCTTTTTTTCTAGTCCTTAATGTGTGTTCATATACTGAGATAGGTCTGTTGATTAATTAGCATACTGTGACAATTACAATTAAAGTTGAACCACACATGCAGTGACATGGTTCATGGGATAAGGTAGGGGCTTTCagtaaacatgtaaataaattattcaatcgatcgatcaatcgataaATCAATCGATaagtcaaccaaccaatcaatcaatcaatcaatcaatcaatcaatcaatcaatcaatcaatcaatcaatcaatcaatcaatcaatcaatcaatcaatcaatcaatcaatcaatcaatcactcaatcgatcgatcaatcgatcaatcgatcgatcgatcgatcgatcgatcgaccgaccgaccgaccgaccgaccgaccgacagtcagttagtcagtagTCATGTGGTGGTAACCCCTATTCGTGATTTTAATTgttaattttcaatttaaaaaaaaataaatatttgttgacatacTTGTGAATTCCTGGTTAAAACTATCAATTTGTTATGTTATATTTCAGTGAAAAAGAACTTGATTATTTCAGTTTAGTAGTGACTTACTAAGCAACGTATAATATGATTTTGACAGTGAATCCAAATGTGGGTAACAGACGTCCAAAACGTAATCTGCCTATGACTAATCAAAAGAAATGGAAACAAAAGAGCTGATAAGCAAAGATGTAAAGAGAGCTTTAATCAGATTATTCAAAAAAAACTTTGGATTATGGACAATTTCTCAAAGTAAACGAAGCTTGATTGCCTCAAGGGACACATCTAAGTTTATAGTCTAGCTTGCCGGATTGTGAACGTGCGAATTATATGCCATTTGAATTTATCCCTCAGGTCTCGTACTTAAATACTTATCTGCTAATTCTTTGTATTATTCAAGTGAAATTTTATAGCGGGGTATAAACGTATCTGTTGTACGGTATTAGATTACTATACATAGATTTGACTAATCAACAGAAAAGTTCTTATGTATAACAAGCATGAATGTATAAATAGGTTGGTTCAGTGAGTTTACACTAACATGAGATTATCAAGCAAAGTCAACGCCTGTGATCTgccatgtatatatgtatacatcgTTACAAAAATAGAATCGAGGGTAATAGGATCGAGGGAACATCCGATGCACTTTCTTTCTTGATCAATGAATGCTTAGAATTAAGTATAATTTGGATGTACAGTGACAGTCGAATAATTGTATCACATTGAATACGTATTAAGATGCAAATATTTCTCATTTACAGTGGCTTTCTATAATGACGTCCGTTGTATATCATCGCTTCAAAATGTCTAAAAACCTTAATCtaactatataaatatatacgGAGAACGTAACCAAAATGTTTCAATAAAGAATAATGGCTTATAGGGGTCTccattttttgtaaaacaacGTAAACTTGAGCCACGATATTACTTTTTATCGAAATCATAAGAACTGCCTTTGAACCTGGAAcagattatatatattaaatggaggggtgtatatatatctatattttggattttgtcTAGAAGGGTACACGTAAATGACatgtgtttgatatatataattagcagcagatatatatatatatatatatatatatatatatatatatatatatatatatatatatatatatatatatatatatatatatatatatatatatatatatatatatatatatatatatatatatagacctGTTGATGTTGATATATTCTATTCACTTCACATCCTGGACAGCggaagttattattattacttagCTGGGGGCAAGTCTTCGCCCACGCAGCTCAAAAGTTACGTTGGGCAACAAGGTAGGTAAATGGTCGTAAATTTCTCTTCTGTTTGCTTTCGCCAACAGACAATATTGTAAATCTCGACTCGTACGAAGAGCCAGTTGACTGACTCTAATAGTAACCAGATATATTAGTGAAAGAACTCCCATAGGATAGCTTCTAAAGAGGGAAGACGGAATTGGAGAGAAGTAGGTTAATATGTCATTTAAAACGCAGGCATTTGGCcaacaaatttatttcatgttgCATACACCTGTCACGTATGCCGCCGTCATTCAAACCAATTCCAAgcaaaatgcaaaataacattGCGTCAGCCATTAAGCAAATTAGCGCAACTGATATACAGCGCTAGACCTTCATAGACAAATATTTGTACTAATTTCATTTCGTTTTTAACGAGGAGTTTTAGGGGAAAAGATGTTTTAAAGACATCAGTTATACTATTTATACAAGATCTTATGCAAGATTTCgctaattaaataaataaaccttTGGCAAGTATATACAGACTTTGGTAAATgttgtcacccccccccccacacatgCACTGTTTTGCCAACATATAATATATCTGCTAAGTACATTCGAACCCAACTCAGCAATTAGCATTTATGCAGGGAGGCAAGCAGGTAGAGTGGCAGAGCCTTACAAATTGGGGCTACATCACTGGAGAAAGcaggcatgtaattgattgatctatcgatcgatcgatttattgattgattgctcatttggttgaatgattgatcgattgaatgattaattttttggttaaaatataatttttgtgttgatattgataaattgacttttaattgatataaaacttttttcttctttccctggctacttttctctctttcagctgtatataattccctctttattgactaaataaagacatcccGTCCATTCTTCTCCCCATATCtaaaaaatagcgcaaatattgcgttgccgcacaacttcatgttcagggcaatgatagatatataattttttgaagatttaaagttgtaaccaaaacaaaattttcatacctaatttccatcatcataatccagccatcctatgttggaagtgtacaagacaagtatagcaacatcctaatcaaactttaaagggatgtgtctacaaggttttgtacttctttattttcgaaaatcaatttggaaccaagtcataccaatgtaacaggtttatctttcttggttatcttattgtaatattgtaaaagccagctacattcagtttatatcggtaggtgatgaaacagctgtcttacaatatattacataatccagtcataaaccaaactggccatgctacaggctttaccaccagaggaaatagtaaagtaaacattatagttaattaacaatgtactgttctcactgtgtcagctattaatgaggacaaatctacacattctcaacaaagttaagctcaatctactgggtaatttcagagttgaagatttttgaggaaaagcaatgacaaagaataacacttctagaaacatctcaccaagtttcaaactcattcacttagtattttttgagatataagtttttgaccaaaattcacatttttacaccttaattccatatcactcatggaatcatggtatgcttaacatatcttcgtccatacatccctaaatgcatttccattaaatttcagcccaatctactcagtggttttggaattatagatttttaaccaaaaagacacattttcagccctaatttgcatatcactgatggaatcatcccgtcatgaacaaatcttactttacacccccttaagaatgttcccaccaaatttcgcaccaatctgcccagtagtttctgagtttaagtttttggccaaaaatcacattttttgacccaaaaccaacaTCCCTAatgcaatcactttcatttgaacaatttcccaactagacaccagaagtaacatgaccaccaaatatcaaagcaatcggtccagcagtttttgactttaagttgtttacacacatacacacacacacacagacagacagacagacagacactttgccatgcctatagcactactgaaccttatcagttcagttgtgctaattaaaacacccctaatctcatAAATACCAGGGAAATGGGTTACCGCGACAATTTGTCTTATATTCTTGGAGAATATcacgacaaacaaacaaacaaacaaacaaacaaacaaacaaacaaacatgtatgaaaGAGACTACACATACACTGAAGATAGCTATGTCATTGGAGTCATAACCTTTAGATATAAGGCCATTCTTTTCTTTAGGACCAATTTCGAATTCCTCACAACTGTTTTTTTACTCCTGAATATTAATCTTGATTCAAACTTGGCCTTTACTTTACctttttacaacaaaaatggTGACTGTATTGACGGAAATGGGATAGTATTGAATTAACCATTGAATACATAAACGGAAAAAAATGATCGATGAATGTCGTTCATCATCAATGCATATCATTACCCCTACCTACGTAAATACATACCAAGGTCATTGCACTTTTTAAAAGAAAGATTATGAGAAGTAATCGAATGAACTAATACGcgattattttatcaataacatTTACCTGACGAAAAAAGTGAGTAAAAAATGTACGGTCATTTGACGCTACTTTTCTCTTATTTTTCTGCTTGAAGTGAGCACGTATACACCACTTAAACGTTGGTGGGATTTGCATGGTTGTTGTCAGAACAAAGAGACTACTTAACTTGAATGTTTAAAGAAGCTACTTaacttattatatattatatttacttATTGAGATCAAATTATCGGTAAGGAATCTAAATAACAGGGCATGCCCTTTGAAACTTCAATCAATGGCCGTCTCTTAGGGGATATAGCAAGATTAATTTGAAATGGACGACTCGTCACTTCCTTTGATTCATAATAGACTAACAAATCGTTGTGTGAATAACTTAAACAACTCTCCTGacattcacattttatcatataatcTTTTTTGCTTGCATCGAGATTTTCTTTCACAGACTGTGTCTAATACTTGCCGTCTTGTGCGTTAGTACTCAGCCCAAAACAATCAATCCAAACAAGgctatttttttaaagtataaaaCGACATT
It encodes the following:
- the LOC144446198 gene encoding metabotropic glutamate receptor 3-like — translated: MLLMVSSNHVPELTHLKYANDGDIILGGLLNLHIFDSNRQCVRLDSIAALHRVEAMVYTIKEVNARDDILPNVTIGFEIYDSCVSEDVTLAATMEILRNETGCAETREHKLKGVVGPRRSSVSAAVSRVFGLNHVPQITYMATSDELSDKNAFPFYFRAVPPDRLQVSTMIDVVRHFGWKYVSIVNTDESYGRNGEKELKRQTNMYGICIASSQEVSRFSTNAQIDRIVATLLQYPKAKVVIMFAVTYMANRVLDAVKRANATDKFIWIASDGWGYNLRAHDNERVALGGFFVELYNTNSSGYEQYFRTLNPQSSTANPWFLEYWNEYLNCSSAEDERCKVENADGFSARMSISAVIDAVYIYSYALEELRKQLCNTTSGDCTAFKNADGNNLLQILRNTSFYGTRGLVQFDENGDLMGKYVVKNLQFVDGKYTKVPVALWDALAEDKLTMNDGLVVWAVSDNGDVVPESVCSDPCSVGHIMIPHGDTCCWDCFQCRDNEIPIMNNSKCEACHPLFWPDENFTACEPIPPTYIQWNDPIAVTVLAVSFVGLAGSIITLAGYIQYRDKPLIKASSRELSFIMLFGVTFSYIMVFIFVAKPTLATCIVVRLALMLCFTMTYGPMLTKVIRIYRIFTAGKKSTKRPRMTGATSQVVITTVIIAIQLLISGGFAMVVHPAARLVSPLTKEKRVELSCNIKAPEVITSVTYNLLLITLCCWFAFKTRKVPDNYNESRFISLSVYTTLVIWLAFIPTYLTIDNSSFKVAIISLATLLNSSVTLICLYVPKLYAVYFVKDDHTIAAGTTINAYVAAAGNRVSPMIAHLSTVDSSRS